In Clupea harengus chromosome 13, Ch_v2.0.2, whole genome shotgun sequence, one DNA window encodes the following:
- the vsir gene encoding V-type immunoglobulin domain-containing suppressor of T-cell activation translates to MDFRVVAVCFVVAVVRQVSSSLGNGDEEMRLTAPHQNYVCPEGANVTLVCEQHGHHQGEIRTWLYTPHLDRKCHGGQRPRGGRTPHTNRSLPASEVAVYLEDTQRVMLSLTAVKMGDQGRYCCLVGQKHHKGTLHSHVLLTVGPPRKGDQTCTEWSNNSSEGTVTAGFATAACIMAFLCLPLILVLVYRQRQTAQSNRRAHELVRMDSEAQGHDNPVFLGGSPQAKPRTVSQIMTRQSSETGRHLLSDPGTPLTPIYGDVFFPSQEPIPESPDFLQV, encoded by the exons ATGGATTTTAGAGTTGTTGCAGTTTGTTTCGTTGTGGCTGTCGTGAGACAAG TCAGCTCATCCCTCGGCAACGGTGATGAGGAAATGCGCCTCACCGCCCCCCACCAGAACTACGTCTGCCCGGAGGGTGCCAATGTCACGCTGGTGTGCGAGCAGCACGGCCACCACCAGGGCGAGATCCGCACCTGGCTCTACACCCCGCACCTGGACCGCAAATGCCATGGGGGGCAGCGCCCGCGTGGGGGGCGCACGCCCCACACCAACCGCTCGCTGCCTGCCTCCGAGGTCGCCGTGTACTTGGAGGATACACAGCGGGTCATGCTCAGCTTGACGGCGGTGAAGATGGGGGACCAGGGTCGCTACTGCTGCCTGGTGGGGCAGAAGCACCACAAGGGCACCCTGCACAGCCACGTGCTGCTCACCGTCGGCCCAC CCCGCAAGGGAGACCAGACCTGCACGGAGTGGAGCAACAACTCCAGTGAGG GCACCGTTACTGCAGGCTTTGCTACAGCTGCCTGCATCATGGCTTTCCTGTGCCTGCCTCTCATTCTGGTGCTGGTgtacagacagaggcagactgCCCAGTCAAACAGAC GTGCACATGAGCTTGTTCGAATGGACAG TGAGGCTCAGGGCCACGACAACCCCGTGTTTTTAGGGGGCTCCCCCCAGGCCAAGCCCCGCACGGTGTCTCAGATTATGACCCGCCAGTCTTCAGAGACGGGGCGCCACCTGCTGTCGGACCCGGGCACCCCGCTGACCCCCATCTACGGAGACGTCTTCTTCCCGTCACAAG